A part of Cervus elaphus chromosome 11, mCerEla1.1, whole genome shotgun sequence genomic DNA contains:
- the LOC122703971 gene encoding cleavage stimulation factor subunit 1-like yields the protein MYRTKVGLKDRQQLYKLIISQLLYDGYISIANGLINEIKPQSVCAPSEQLLHLIKLGMENDDTAVQYAIGRSDTVAPGTGIDLEFDADVQTMSPEASEYETCYVTSHKGPCRVATYSRDGQLIATGSADASIKILDTERMLAKSAMPIEVMMNETAQQNMENHPVIRTLYDHVDEVTCLAFHPTEQILASGSRDYTLKLFDYSKPSAKRAFKYIQEAEMLRSISFHPSGDFILVGTQHPTLRLYDINTFQCFVSCNPQDQHTDAICSVNYNPSANMYVTGSKDGCIKLWDGVSNRCITTFEKAHDGAEVCSAIFSKNSKYILSSGKDSVAKLWEISTGRTLVRYTGAGLSGRQVHQTQAVFNHTEDYVLLPDERTISLCCWDSRTAERRNLLSLGHNNIVRCIVHSPTNPGFMTCSDDFRARFWYRRSTTD from the coding sequence ATGTACAGAACCAAAGTGGGCTTGAAGGACCGCCAGCAGCTCTACAAGCTGATCATCAGCCAGCTGCTCTATGACGGCTATATCAGCATTGCCAATGGCCTCATCAATGAAATCAAGCCTCAGTCTGTGTGCGCGCCCTCGGAGCAGCTCCTGCATCTCATCAAACTTGGAATGGAAAATGATGACACTGCAGTTCAGTATGCAATTGGTCGGTCAGACACAGTTGCCCCTGGCACAGGAATTGACCTGGAGTTTGATGCAGATGTCCAGACTATGTCCCCAGAAGCGTCAGAGTACGAAACCTGCTACGTCACATCCCACAAAGGACCCTGTCGCGTAGCTACCTATAGTAGAGATGGGCAGCTAATAGCTACTGGATCTGCTGATGCGTCCATAAAAATCCTGGACACGGAAAGAATGCTGGCCAAAAGCGCCATGCCGATTGAGGTCATGATGAACGAGACTGCACAGCAGAACATGGAAAACCACCCAGTGATTCGAACTCTTTACGACCACGTAGATGAAGTCACGTGTCTCGCCTTCCACCCAACAGAACAGATTCTCGCCTCTGGTTCAAGGGATTATACTCTTAAATTATTTGATTATTCCAAACCGTCTGCAAAAAGAGCCTTCAAATACATCCAGGAGGCTGAAATGTTACGCTCCATCTCCTTTCATCCTTCCGGAGACTTTATACTTGTGGGGACTCAGCATCCGACACTTCGACTTTATGACATCAACACATTTCAGTGCTTTGTCTCTTGCAACCCTCAAGATCAGCACACCGATGCCATATGTTCAGTGAATTACAATCCTAGTGCTAATATGTATGTGACTGGTAGCAAGGATGGCTGCATCAAATTATGGGATGGCGTCTCAAATCGATGCATCACAACGTTTGAGAAAGCACATGATGGCGCAGAAGTTTGTTCTGCCATCTTTTcgaaaaattctaaatatattctGTCAAGTGGAAAAGACTCCGTAGCTAAACTTTGGGAAATATCAACAGGACGAACGCTAGTCAGATACACAGGCGCTGGCTTGAGCGGGCGGCAGGTGCACCAGACGCAGGCCGTCTTCAACCACACGGAGGACTACGTGCTGCTGCCGGACGAGAGGACCATCAGCCTCTGCTGCTGGGACTCGCGGACGGCCGAGCGCCGGAACCTGCTCTCGCTGGGCCACAACAACATCGTGCGCTGCATCGTGCACTCGCCCACCAACCCAGGCTTCATGACCTGCAGCGATGACTTCCGGGCGCGATTTTGGTACCGGAGGTCAACCACGGACTAG